A section of the Oryzias latipes chromosome 10, ASM223467v1 genome encodes:
- the vma21 gene encoding vacuolar ATPase assembly integral membrane protein VMA21: MDGSVRASLDASVGPPPYNGGNEGSLVSALKTLLFFTILMVTLPIGLYFTTKAYVFEGSMKMSSSDSYFYAAIVAVLAVHVVLALFVYVAWNEGAPKGKGKHD, translated from the exons ATGGACGGATCAGTCCGAGCATCGTTAGACGCCTCAGTTGGACCACCGCCGTATAACGGAGG AAATGAAGGCTCCCTGGTTTCAGCCCTTAAGACACTGCTGTTCTTCACTATCCTGATGGTCACACTGCCAATTGGCCTTTATTTCACAACAAAGGCATACGTGTTCGAAG GTTCAATGAAGATGTCAAGTTCGGACAGTTATTTCTATGCCGCCATCGTGGCCGTGCTGGCCGTGCATGTGGTTTTAGCTTTGTTTGTGTATGTGGCGTGGAACGAAGGCGCGCCTAAAGGCAAGGGCAAACATGATTAA
- the LOC105357260 gene encoding melatonin receptor type 1C-like, with protein MDLEVKDVNCSRNESGCQLSDSSGGVSTALASVLIFTIVVDILGNVLVIMSVYRNKKLRNAGNIFVVSLSVADLVVALYPYPLVLTAIFHNDWTMGDLHCQASGFIMGISVIGSIFNITAIAINRYCYICHSLHYDRLYSVRNTCCYLGLTWLLTAIATVPNFFVGSLQYDPRIYSCTFAQTVSSYYTISVVVIHFLIPLLVVSYCYMRIWVLVIKVKHRVKPEQRTRLKPSDVRNFLTMFMVFVLFAVCWAPLNLIGLAVAINPVKVAPNIPEWLFVTSYFMAYFNSCLNAIIYGLLNQNFRKEYKTILLALCVPRLLIMETSRCATEGLKSKPSPAVTNNNVAEINV; from the exons ATGGATTTGGAGGTGAAGGATGTGAACTGCTCCAGGAATGAGAGCGGCTGCCAGCTCAGCGATTCTTCCGGCGGAGTGTCCACTGCGCTGGCCAGCGTTCTGATCTTCACCATCGTGGTCGACATCCTGGGCAACGTGCTCGTCATCATGTCAGTGTACAGGAACAAAAAGCTCAGGAATGCAG GTAACATCTTCGTGGTGAGCTTGTCTGTGGCAGACCTGGTGGTGGCACTGTACCCATACCCTCTGGTCTTGACCGCAATCTTCCACAATGACTGGACAATGGGCGACCTGCACTGTCAGGCCAGTGGCTTCATCATGGGCATCAGCGTCATTGGCTCCATTTTCAACATCACTGCCATTGCCATCAACCGCTACTGCTACATCTGCCACAGCCTGCACTACGATCGGCTGTACAGCGTGAGGAACACCTGCTGTTACCTCGGCCTCACCTGGCTGCTCACTGCTATCGCCACAGTGCCAAACTTCTTCGTGGGCTCGCTACAGTACGACCCTCGGATTTACTCCTGTACCTTTGCACAGACAGTCAGCTCATACTACACCATTTCGGTGGTGGTGATTCACTTTTTGATCCCTCTGCTTGTTGTGTCCTACTGCTACATGAGGATATGGGTGCTGGTGATTAAGGTGAAGCATCGGGTCAAACCTGAGCAAAGGACCAGACTGAAACCCAGCGATGTGAGGAACTTCCTGACTATGTTTATGGTCTTTGTCTTATTTGCTGTGTGCTGGGCGCCGCTGAACCTCATAGGCCTGGCCGTGGCAATAAACCCTGTGAAAGTCGCCCCCAATATACCGGAGTGGCTTTTTGTCACAAGCTACTTCATGGCTTACTTCAACAGCTGCCTCAATGCCATCATATATGGATTACTAAACCAAAACTTCCGCAAAGAATACAAAACCATCCTCCTTGCTCTTTGCGTGCCGCGTTTGTTGATCATGGAGACCTCCAGGTGTGCCACAGAGGGACTAAAGAGCAAACCTTCACCTGCTGTAACAAACAACAATGTAGCAGAGATCAATGTATAA